Part of the Porites lutea chromosome 14, jaPorLute2.1, whole genome shotgun sequence genome, GTGATTctgaggaggggagggggctaTAAACCCCAACACCCCTCAGGGTGGGAGTTACGGCAAATGAATTTGGCATCTCAGCAAGGTAAAGACGTTTCTGGAAAAACATCTGAATCCACTAGACAAAATCAAAACCTGGAATTTACCTAAATGATAGGTCTTGTCTCCATATGGCTCACTAGCATAAGCTTGAATTGACGGCAATACACCATTTGACAGGCAATTGATCCATGCTTGAATACACAggagaaaaatgattttcagGTTCATTGCATCCCTAACTGACTGGCAGCTGCTATGTTTAGGATTTACGTAAGAGTCCTGAGTTGTAGTTGGATCATGACCAGACCTAGCAGGTTTAGGAAAATCCTCACAGAGAGGCTGAGTTTCATCACCACTTTCTTTTGTATGTGCATTTGTAAGGGTGATTTTCATCACGTGTTGTCTTTTAGCCACGGGTAAATAAATCAATGCCAAAAAAGCCAGACCACAAACAACCATgattgaaaacaagaaaaagaaaaaaccttcAGGACCAAATCTCAAACCATCATCTTTGGCGGTGTGCTGATGGGATGAGGAATTGGTTGCATTCGTCGTATTGTAGCTTCCGCTTCCGCTTCCTATACCTTGACCAAGGGCAACAAAAGCGGGTAGCAGACCACTTGATGTTTCCCCGACAAATAAAGCGCTCAAATAAAACGAAGGGAATAACGACATAAAAGTTAGAAAGACCACAGAGGAAGTACAGTCGACGATAGCCAAGAAAAAGGATAGGATAAAGAGAGCTGTACTGTGTTTATCGCCGCCGATGTAGCTTGTTTTGTTCCAGTAGAATCCAAGCAAAGCACAAGCAACCGCACCGACTGAAACGATGAACGGAATTGCAGTTTTTTCGTGAACTTTCTTCGGAGCAAAATGATTACCTATGGCGTAAACCAAAGGGCCGACATTAGCGAGCTGGATTATTACCGTCAGATACGATGGAAGGTTCCATCCCTCGGGAGAATCTTTGACCAAAACTGGAAGTTCAACCCATAAACCGTTCACAGCCACCCACGAACCCAGACCAAAAAGGCAAATCAATACGTAGGTTGGCCACGAAACTTTGTTATTTGAGAGGAAATCCCTCCAGCGGGAAATCATAGTTTCTGTCTTTACCATGTTTCAAGTTAGAAATTCTCCTCCGTGTGTTGGTTACATAATGTCTGTTGCAACTGACCAAAAAACACTCTCACGTGACGTAACATATCATATCAGCCAGCGGTTCACCTATGAGAGATTTTTCATCTGTATAAAAAACACGAAAATTAAACATAAAATGCTGAAGAATTTTTCTGAGGTTTCTGGAGCCAGGCCGAGAGGGTTGTACTGATTTAAgttcagagaaagaaaaaaaaatacttgtctTGAGTTCATGTCCTCcgtaaaacatgaaattaggtaGTTTCAAGTTGGTGTTGTGCAAAACTGCAAAGaatgttgtaaacaaaaatgttcaaaaaagtgTACTACGCGTGTAGAGTTGTTATTTCGCGTATTAACCTgtttcttttttgacgttcttgtagCCATTAACCTCGTAGTTGCtttcgttgcttaagctccctattcgGTAGGAAAGTCTAGCAATTACAGCGACTGCAATCAGGAGACTGCAACAAGAACGCCCAATAAATAATTTGAGGTTtgatgagcaaaacaacaacaggttGACGactctgcacgtgcagcacacttatTTTGCACATTTCTGTACAGTCACTGCACGACTTCGCACGTGAAATTTCTTGAAAGGTCGTAATACAATAGGCGACATGTAGCTGCAACACCTCGCCTAGACAGTACACTCTTTGTGTTCAGGTCCGTCAACGCGGCCGTAATGCTCGACACTTTACAACGACAAACTGCTTGTCCTGGATGGAACTGTAGAATTTTTGTGTCTTCGTAACAGGACTAACAGGATTCTGTTGCCCCAACAAGTTGCACAATTTCAAACTGATTTAAACGTTTCTCTTTGCCGTCATCATTGCCAAAGCTCCCTGTGCGTGACCTAATAACAGTGTTTTCCTGGCTGAAGATGACAGCAAACATGACGAAAACGTTaaggtttgtttttttacttcttcagtGGCCAGGAAGTCCGGCTTTCAGCAATAATTTTCTAAATTACTcagttttcaatttctttgtcTGTCTGttcagtgtttgtttgtttttgttttggaaataaCAGTTTGGGACTTCTTGagttttgctctttttttagATGATGAATGTAGCATCACTTTAGAGTACAGGAGGTAAGAAACGATAAATTAACATGCATCATGTCACACCGCTTTTCAAAACCCGGAGGGGAACTCCCTATTATGACCTACAAGGGGAGCCGGCACCGCcagaaaggggtaccattttcagGCTTCAGTTTTATGaaggggtagggatttcactagttgaagtatatgagagggtagggaaatctgtgtcagtttggtctgtaaaaagacctaaaaggGCCAACAGAAGGATTTTATGGCTGTAAAAAGGTCGAGAAAACGTACTGGTTTGAGGTTTTATCAAATCTTAAAGACAGTGCAGTCAAGGCAGTTAAAGGGGTGCAAAGTTCAAAACGTAAAggtgtgtgaaaggggtaccatttgtcaatggaaaaTATGCAAAAGGAGTTCCTTTTCTGCCAGAATGCTTGAAAGTGAGAATTTCTGGAACTCAGAAAGGACCGATTGGCCATTTTGAGGTTGTGCGTGGCTTGTCACGTTctcgaattgcactatgggaacTGCTTTGGCGACGTAAGCGCTTGTTTTATTGGCTATTAGGAGTATAACGTTACGTCACGCTGACGTCACCTATTGTTATTAATGAGCCAAAAAGAAGCACATTGGTTCTTGAAACAGgggatttttttgtttcactcgtCACacatatgaaaaacaaaaacaatcttAGTCAACAGTATCATTTTTGTACACAGATGCACATGATCCCGAGACCTTGATCGAATGATCCCTAAAGAGACTGTACACAATCAAGTTTAAGTGACGTCACTTTGCAAGCACCAAACGAGCGAATGACAAAGatatataaattatattttattCTCAGTCTGGTTAAGCGGCGTACAGGTCTAGACATAGACAATATTCTCTAAAATTAATTCCTGATTAAAAAGAAACCGCCGCTCTAAAAGTGTAACCACAGACAGTTTCATTTGACATGTATCAGAAAATAAATCTTGGGGTGAAAACGGCACGATCTGTCCGCCAATTTATTTACACCCTCCGATTATCCGAATAGATCTTATTATCTAAAGGAAAAACAACGATCAAAATCGTCTAATAAACTGGCTTTTTAACTACTTGAATACCTAACCAAGTACAGAGGGTAACCATGGAGATAGAGAAGGAAGATCTTTCTGCGGGTCTAGCCAAGCCTGAGTTCAAGCCGTTCCAAAACGACAGGAAGACGGGAAATTCGAGCGCGCAAGAACATTCTTTGAGcggtcaatttttcttttattttgtcttgttcctttctttttcttcacgTGACTACTGCTAAAGGGTTAAGGATTTATAGCAGAGTTGAACACGTGCCGCTAAAGAAGAAATGGTGTTAGCCACGTGGGCAAAGTGGTAATCGGATTCTTGCGTAGCGCTCAGTATGCATGCAGATGAGAATGAACTGGGGCGACCAACAACCGAAGAAAGACGGCTGCAATAAACTGACCACGCAGCATAGAAAGGTTTAGAATGAGTTTCGCAAAATATACTTTATCCAATCAGAACAAGACCAATCAATCAAAAAACCCAAGTAAATCTCCAAACGCGTGTGTGTAAGTCACGTTTGTCTCTTATTTGTGTTTCGGTTGTTTTTGAAAGTCCTCTCGAATCCTAAGGCTTGCGAAAAAATTTCCGGATCAAGAATGGTACACGGAGTACTAAGCAACTTTTCGCAGAGGATAAAAGGCAAGAATGCTAAAGCAAACCACTGCGAGATTGATTACTTTGGCTGCTTAAAAGAAAATCACTCGAACACCTACAGCTGTACAACAATGTCGTACAACATTCGTCTCGTACTTGGATTTCCGGGGGATCTGAGTACGTGCACAAAATTAGTACACGCGTGTATGAGGCAATGTGCGAGGCACTGTATGCGTTACTATAAATTTCCTAATACGGATCGAGAAATGAAGCTCCTAATTAAAAGTCTTGCATCGAGGCTCCTAAAGATCTGTTAAGGCTCCTTCTTCACTCAGCTAGGTGAACGACGTTAGTTAGCAGACTGTTGGACATCATCATTTATTCTCTTTGACTGGATAGACATACTCTACCACGTCCTCACCCAGCGCATGCGCGTCGATATCTACAATGGGAACTAGGAAAAGAGAGCAACAAAATATCAGTGAGCGATAAATGTGTTGCTTGTGGTTAAGTTATTATAGTAGTCATGACATGTCAGATGCTAGCGTTACGCGAGTGTGACTTATAGGAGGCGTGTATTGTGTTACATTGTTTTGCTATTGAGCACCCTATATAGAAGAAACGATTAGCCTTGCGGTATTTGACAGCGTTTTTGTAACTGACTTTGCGAGCGAGGATGCGAAACCAAGTTAAGTCTGTGTACCGTGGCGGCTTTCTTAGAGGCCTTCTGCTACATTAACAACTGAAACGGTTGAAATTAAGACCTGCGAATGGAAATGgacttttttaaacaacttCGATTGGTCACATCTTTTCAGCCGCAAAAGTTCACATCTATCACTCAGTGGTTTTATCCGAGTTTACTGacataccgtaaactgccgctcaTCAGGGGTTTTACGAGGGCTTATAAAAGGAGGAGCTTATATCCCAGGGGGGATATAAGAGCTTCAAAACAAGATATAGTAGTGCTCTTTAAAATATCCTTTGTATTCAGTATTGGTTTTCTATTAAGCTTCAAAACTTCATAATAAATCAAGTATTTCAGTACAAACTAGAGGGGGCTTatttctgggggggggggggggggggcagaccTACTTTTTTGAGAATCCGTTGGAGAAGTTGATCGCGACCTACTTCTGTGTCTTCTGCAAAAAGAAGATGGAGGGAGAAACTGCATGGTAAGTCACGCGTGAAACAACACCACAAGATACAATACAACAAGTTGGCTGAAAACAAGTTGGCTGAAAACACTCACGCCACtttcttaaccaatcagaaatagaAGTGTAGAACCCAACACCGACGGGTTTTCCCGCGCATTGGCATATGGTATCAGCTACATGTACTGGCTTCAAGCTGTGATTGGTTCCTTTGTTCGTCTAGTCGAATTGTAATTGGACAGAGTAATATCTGACTTTGGCTCGACTTTCACCGCTCAAGTCCGTGAAATTTGAGGATTTTCAACCAAACAAACAGCTCGCCGTTTCTGGCTGATATAAGCCGGTTAAAAAGGTTTCATACCTCCTAGGGGGCGATCTAGATACACTTCTTCGATGTCCtgcaaacaaaagaaagcagtTGCCTTTATGAGCTGTCATTTTCGGGCAGATTCTTCTTACAGTGGTGCTAAATTTTTCAAGTAAAAGCTTCGAGATATAACACAAATAGTCCACAAAAGTACATGATCCTTGACACTTTGAGGTCGATTTTATTACTAAGAACCGCAGGCACAAAcgttacaacaacaacaacatcaactttattgtgaaaggtttgaacccaggagtcatttcaaaagtaggttgagtttgatcgtccgggtgaacgtagtcctgaataggactgctgttgttgacagtgactgacgtttcgacaacctgtgctgtagtcgtgatacaactcactttgactctgaagatgactaccgcacaggttgtcgaaacgtcagtcactgtcaacaacaacagtcctatttaggactacgttcacccggacgatcaaactcaacctacttttgatcAACTTTATCGCAAAACAAACAGATTACAAGAAATAAAAGCAgagtgaaaaggaaaaaggaaatatttcacgCAATCCGTAGTTAACTTAAGCTAATCGAGGCAGAGGGTGaagtggaaaagaaagaaaaactagacGTAATAACAATTTTATGTAGAGAACATAATTTCAAGTTTAAAGTGATACCCTGTCCGGCGTCATTATTcgctaaaaaagcaaaaatttattaaacAAGTTACATCTACTTTGAAGTCCTTAGTCGTCGGTTTTGATAAGGTCTACGTTGAAGTCGTCATAATATGGTCATTCGcaaaaaggattctggtcgtattTGCTCGCTAGTTAAGCTTGTCTACCAAAAGCCATcgtaaaagataaaagaaaagaaacgcaTATCATTGGTCAATTGGAATTTTTTCAGTCAATGACGGttctgattttttgtggaaaaaaattcaggtaCGTCTTCTATAAGACTGGAATAATTACTTCTTGAGAATCCCATCGACCTAAATATAGATATTGGTATTTCACTGAGTAAGGGTATCTAGGTCGGTGTCTGTGGATTCAAGCACCAAGCCAAGTATAGAACGTGACGGTCATGCTGTGCATTACAATCAACGTTTTATTTACCTCGTGGAGATAAAGATCTACTTCTCCTGTCTCTATCTCTGCAAAAGATAACAGTGAGAGTGACTCTTTTTAAGTAACGAGGTAACTTCGGGAAATGAACAAAGTGACAAACACTTGCCAAAATGTTCTCAATTACAGCGTTCAAGAAGAATCGAATCCGTTTGCGTTCGCCTTACCGTTCGCGCCATTTTCGCTGCATCTCACGTAAGTCATCCTCTCGTTCCTGTAAGtttaaaagcagcaaaaaactTCAGCAATTTTTACCAAACGAGCACAGAATATAGCATGCACCACAGTTAAAATTCACCACTAAAGAAACAAGACggaaactgggtcgagttaaccTTCGCGAAGACTTCTGGGATTAATACTAGAGACAAGaagaaaattggccaatagctgaccggcgcgttcccagtaaccatcccagaaacaattgcgagACGTATTTCGGCCCCAGTTCCCCTCTCGTTTCCAAAAAGGCGAATAGTAACTTATCAGAATCAACAGTTTCCTCTTACAACACCTTCCCTCAACACCTTCTCCGTCAATCTTGTTTCCAGGGTCTTTCATTCTTAGCGTTTTCTAGAAGACGAGAGGCCCTGGTGATGatacgccaaatatcactaaTCATATCTCTCTTAAAGGAAAATAACGATTCTTACCcttctttcttgttcttttacTTCTCGTTTTCTTCTGTCCTCCTTTCTGTCTGTTTTCACTGAAATcagaaagaacaaacaaacaaacaaacaaatgaaagaGGCAATCTTCAAAATCATCTTGCAGCAGTTAGTTTGAAAAACCGAAAAACAACGATGTCAGTAATAACTATAAGGCCTTACACTGTTTGTTGAGCATCATCTGCATTCGTTTCTTCATCTTCTCCTGAGCGGTCATCTGCGAATAAAGGTCAACGTTGCAACACAAAAACAGGTTGTAATACAGCATGCAATGCAATGTACCAGACAATAGGCAACGTGCAGTGTGAATGCAAGAGCATTCCATTATGCAATGCAAATGCAATGTAAGCTGCATAGTAAAACGTTAAACAACATCAAAAGACACAGTACCACAATAAGATCGACCTATCATAACTAAGGAAAATTATTTCGACATTTCGCAAAATCAGTTTTAAACGTTTAAAAAGACGTTAAGCTAACCTAGTTTATCGCATAACCTTTCGCGGCGGCGTTGATTTCAAATTCAGCCAGGTAGACCCGGCGTTTCAAGTTGTAATTGGTTCTTTCGTTCGTTGGGTTTGGCCACATAAAATACGCCATGTCCTGCAATCAACTTCATTAACAATTACGCACCTTTTCTTTGCTGCCTGACGAAGGcgttgctttgtttttcaacaACCTACGTTTGACAAATACAAGTAAAGTCAGGGCTTAAGGCTGCTGAAACTAGCCAAATATTTGTGCCTTACAAGaggattttaaaatatttccctCTACATTAGTTTTACACTTGAGGAGAGAACATTTTAGCGCAATTTCAAAGACGTTGATAGTCGACAAGACAAAGAGAGATTTCGCAGAATTAAGTGGCTTACCCAAGGGTCTTGGTGGGTAACGCTTTTTTCTCCTTGCTGATATTGTCACGCCCATTGTCACGCTCCCGTCGATCACGATCACGATCACGATCACGGTCACGGCTTCGGCTCCGGCTTCGGCTTCTGCTTCGACTGTGATACTTATGCCTGTCACGCCCACGACCACCGTGACGATCTCTATCACGCGAGTTGCTTCTGTTGCGTGATCGACTTCTGTCACGTGACCGGCTCCTATCGCGTGACCGGCTTCTATCTCGTGACCTACTTTTCTCGCGGGATCTATCACGTGATCTCCCATGATAACGTCGTCGTTCGCGGTCCCGTGACCTTGAACGTGTTCTACTCCTCCGTTTCTTGTGTGACTGGGACCTGTCACGCTCCTTCGACTTCTTCCGTTCTGAAGTAGTACTATTGATGATTTGTACAACAAGGTTACATCACGTTTAGTGATACACAAAAAGTCAAAATAGAAGCAGCAAATCACAAATGGACGTAATTTTTACATACCAGGGTTTGTGTTTGAAGAGCAATCATTGTAGAACCAAGAGATCGTCATCAGAAAACAAAGTCAGACGGGCAACAAACGGCAAGACGAGATGATCATCGTACGGTAAAGTTGAGTTGTTCATCACAGGTAAAGgtgaaggaaaaagaaaagaacaaaatcaGCTAAAACAGAAAACACCAAATCCTAACTGACAAAAGCTATTTTACAATTCTCGGTGTTTCTCGGCGTTACAGACACTATTTTGTTTATCCATTATGCTTGGTGCTGAATGGTATAGGTTGCTCAGTGACCTGTTAGTGTTTAGTAATTTCGTCCCCTCTTGATCATGTTGTCAGCAGCACCCCCAAACCACAACTGTTATCACTTTGTGCCTTTTCtggcggggtgggggggggggggatttttaagggaaaaaaattggagaaaaaGTAGACCCAAAAAGTAATGTAAAATGATTATcaaatattaaatttaattgTGATGGTAAGACagcagaaaaaattttttaattctGTGAATTTTAATCcctcaaaaggcaaaaaaaataacattattgACTTAAACACCTGAGTAGCTATCTCAGTTTAATACAAAACTACGCCCTCGACAAAACAATAACAGAACACAAACGagcaaaatatttatccaaCAGTACCAAAACAGTGAGTCGGCTGAGGTTTAATCTTAAAATCCCAGACGTAAAGATGGATAGTGCTAACCCcaagataaatctctatccagcaGATAgcgttattagttttctttaACCTTAACGATTGAACAGAAATTTATCCTGTCGATAGCGCCATGCCATTTTTAAACAGTAAGGGATTACCATAATAAGCAAAGGCTTAGATGTTCGTTACAGCAGAGAGGTAGCTTATGTTAATTACAAATTTTGAGGTTGCTCCTTTCGAATTGGATAGTGGGAATGGTTTGGAGACGCTATCGCTTTTTCAGTGGCTGTTACGGGTCTGCGCAGGAAAATGGGCTCAATTCGTCGGTTAGCATTAGATCCCATCGGCTTAAGACCCCTTGACACCTTATGAAGTTGACAACACGTAGTATTTCTTCTCTTTTCCACACTAGATACAGTATCTAGAGTACAAGGGAAACAGACGCAAAAAAATACTACGTCATGTAAACTTCACAAGCTGTCCAAGGGGTTTTAGACAGATGGATAAAAAATGCTAACTCAATTTCGTCAAGCATAACAGTCCCACAGTGCAATTTGACACAACACCAACCCAGTCTTCCTCGGCCCACATTCGCCACTTAAGAAGCGAGAAGAGGACAGGGCCGAgtaaactttcgcaaagacatctgggactgttactggagacaagagtaaaaaaaattggccaatagctgactgaTGCGTCACcggtaacgatcccagaaacaactgCGGGACGCACTTCGGCTCCAGTTTCCTTCACATTTCTAAAGAGGCGAATAAGCGTACAAGCAATGTAAACAGTATACCCAGGGCCCAGTTTCGTCTCTTACAATCGAACTAATGCTGG contains:
- the LOC140924468 gene encoding solute carrier family 52, riboflavin transporter, member 3-B-like translates to MVKTETMISRWRDFLSNNKVSWPTYVLICLFGLGSWVAVNGLWVELPVLVKDSPEGWNLPSYLTVIIQLANVGPLVYAIGNHFAPKKVHEKTAIPFIVSVGAVACALLGFYWNKTSYIGGDKHSTALFILSFFLAIVDCTSSVVFLTFMSLFPSFYLSALFVGETSSGLLPAFVALGQGIGSGSGSYNTTNATNSSSHQHTAKDDGLRFGPEGFFFFLFSIMVVCGLAFLALIYLPVAKRQHVMKITLTNAHTKESGDETQPLCEDFPKPARSGHDPTTTQDSYVNPKHSSCQSVRDAMNLKIIFLLCIQAWINCLSNGVLPSIQAYASEPYGDKTYHLVATLSSIASALTCFAALWIPCSSPTLVTVLASIYTVLSGYILILASLSPTPPLYNSDLGSALIIFVSIISGILISFTKLSICTIMRNHGYRALFWCGISIQTGSFIGAIVMFPLVNILKVFHQSKS